The following is a genomic window from Oscillatoria salina IIICB1.
TACTGAGGCTATTAACGATCAGATCCCCATCATGCTGCGGCTGTAAGGGGTGGTTTCGGGTGCATTGTACATTGCCCAATCGCGAATGCCTCGGTTGTTGAGAATTGTTTGAGCAGTAGTAATTTCCGCTTCGCTTCCTTCGACGATAACTAAATAATCACCTTCAGAAACTCGATTATCGTAGTATTTTGCCCGATCTTCCGGTATTCCCCAACCGATGAGTGCGCCAGCTAAACCTCCACCAGCAGCACCAAAACCGCTACCTAAGAGAGTGTTAGCCAAAACTACACCAGCTTCAGCCACCGGACCGACTCCAGGAATAGCCAAGACACCTAAACCGCCAATTAAGCCTAATAAACCTCCCGTAGCCGTACCCGCGATCGCACCTGTGGCTGCACCTCCTTTAGCTTGTTCGTCAGGTGTTTTATTGACATTTGCACCGCTCATGTGTTCGTATTGACTGGCATCTTGAGCGATAACTGAAACTTTGTCCATATTAAAGCCAGCATCTCTAAGTTCCATGAGAGCTTCTTGTGCATCTTCACGAGTAGCAAAAATTCCAACTGCGCGTTTAATAGCCATTTTATTCTCCTGTTCTCATATCTGCTTGCACAAAGGGAGAATTAATCATTTTTGTGCTTTTATTAACACGATCATTGTGTCAATTTTGCTAGGCTATCTTCATCAGTCTGTAGGATAGCCTTGGTTTCTCTCTTCAGAGGGGTGGCTGAAAACCGCGACGGTTTATTTCTTATTTGGCGATCGCCATTTGTCTATGTCAATCAATATTGAATCTTTTGGGAAAGAAGTTTCGTAAAATAATCGTTGCTCTACCGCCCCATTACATTTCCCAGAACTATCCAAAATGCCGAAAATCCACGGCAAAATCCCTGTCTAATCGCACTCACAACTTTAGTTGCGGTTTTGATGAAGACAGGGATGTAGTTGCCAGTACGAGCGTCCTGCAAAAAGGACTCCGTATTGTAGGGCAGACAAAAAAGACTATCGATGAGATGGAAAACGCTTGAGTGAGATACTGCCTCTATTGTGGCTGGAGAAATTCAGTCACAGCAAGTATACTCGTTGCATGAAGAATCACCCTCCTTCTAGGAGGGGTGAATATCAAACTAGACTTTCTAATACCTAGACTGGGAATTAAACCAAGA
Proteins encoded in this region:
- a CDS encoding general stress protein, which codes for MAIKRAVGIFATREDAQEALMELRDAGFNMDKVSVIAQDASQYEHMSGANVNKTPDEQAKGGAATGAIAGTATGGLLGLIGGLGVLAIPGVGPVAEAGVVLANTLLGSGFGAAGGGLAGALIGWGIPEDRAKYYDNRVSEGDYLVIVEGSEAEITTAQTILNNRGIRDWAMYNAPETTPYSRSMMGI
- a CDS encoding zinc ribbon domain-containing protein, with protein sequence MGKKFRKIIVALPPHYISQNYPKCRKSTAKSLSNRTHNFSCGFDEDRDVVASTSVLQKGLRIVGQTKKTIDEMENA